In the genome of Eublepharis macularius isolate TG4126 chromosome 10, MPM_Emac_v1.0, whole genome shotgun sequence, the window tagatttgggtgtcatctgcatattaatgacaaccaactccatagctgtgaatgagttctcttaaagcctttacataaaggttaaataaaatgggggataagattgtgccctgcagaaccctgcaaggtagctcacattctggagatagctgatctccaacagcaaccctttgagtccgttccatgagaaactatttaagcCAGTCCAAggtacatcctttgatgcccacttctgtctctaggcacctcaataggatggcatactctactgtgtcaaaggctgcagatcgATCCAGGAGGAGCAtaaaggaggcatggcctttgtctatgttcagaaGGAAATCATctactaacgctactagtgccatttctgtcccatgccctggtctgaatccagaaagggtccagagcactatagttatccaagaaagtctggagttggtcagctactgctgtctcaatcactttgcccagaaagggaagattagagactgggcaataattggcttcGTCATTTTTGtatagggatgtttttttaattagtggacagATAACCTCTTGTTTGAGAGGCCATggaaaggtgccctgagttagcgattgatttacaacaGATcttagtggttcacttatgtggccATTACTTGATTTTAAGAGCCAACATGGGCAAGGGTTGAGCACACAAGTCAGGGTAGGTGAAGTCCTGGACTTTTGCCCTCAAGTCCAGTCCTGAAAGTTCCATTGATAAGTACatctgggctgcttccacacatattggacaatccactttcaatatgctttagtgaacatttataactgattttccatgtgtggaagaaaaaatccacttctaaaggataactaaagtgcattgaaagtgcattattcagcgtgTGTGGACCCTCCCCATCACATCTGATTTGGCTCTCACCAAGAAGTTTACGTTCCTGATCTCAATCCAGTCAAAAGCTCAACAGATTGCCTTAGGCAAAAACTGTTATACCCTCAACCTCAGCCTACTAGCTATAACAAGTCACTAATATTGGCCTACACAGCGACTGTAAAGATTACTGAGGTAATGTAAGTGAAGCACTTTGAATGTTGTAAAACTTGCATTTCAGACACTTTATGAAAAGTTTCCAGCTTTCCTTTGCACTCTTTGTTGCTCTTGTCAGCTAAACTGTCAGCAATATTGGGGGTTAATGTTTTGGGGAATAAAGGGATTTTGGAAGATGATATCTAGCCTATTAAACACAATGTACTTTCTTTGAGGGTCACAGCAGGGCAAGAAAGTAAATACAAAATTATGTTATTCTACCCATGTTTTCTGAGGCTTTGTGTCTTGAACAGCCCCCCAGACATGTAGTCTTCCTGAgcagattattttatttttgtttgaggTGGGTTTCGCTCTATTAAACAATTAGGGATTGTTTAAGTTTCTGTAGCCAATTAGTACTCATTTAGGGCTTGGCAAGAGATGAAAGAATTCTTTAACTGACCCCCACAGTACAAGTCTTTGCTCAGATATTATACGGCCTCATAGACTTTCTGTCAAATCCTTACTTACACACCAATTGATAAAactatctccccccacccaccaccctccTTCACTCATgctcttaagcagggctttttttcagctggaacgcggtggaacggagttccggaacctcttgaaaatggtcacatggctagtggccccgccccctgatctccagacagaggggagtttagattgccctctgcgctgtctggagattgggtcggggccaccagccatgtgaccattttctccaaggacaacccactgagttccatcacctcttttcccagagaaaaagctcTGCTCTTAAGTCAGGTGAAACTGTGTTTTTGTAATATTGTTATACCATTAATTAGACTGGATCAAATCTTGTTAGAATCAATTTAATGTAGTCTCTTGACACATGTGTTGCCATAGATAGAATGTACAAATATGTGCATTGTTTTATAGTATTTGATGCttgataaaacattataaaacttCAATTCATCTATGTTGCCACCTTAATCTATAAAGATTAAAAATGTAGTTGAAGAGATTCAGATGCCTTCCTTAATAAAAGCTAATTCATCTAAATTAGACTTGTTTGTTAAATATCCTAATTTTCTGTTATTCTGTGGGTTCTCAGGTATGGTAGATTAAAAGTCTAAActagcaaataaataaacaaaccactGCTGGCTGGGATTCATCTGAGTATGTGCTGTACACTTATGATATCCTTTCAGAAGGACACAAGATGGTCACAGTTATGCTGCCAGTTTCTGCTTGAACTTTCTGTCAGAACCTGTCTGAagtcatggtcatagatccagaggagtagccgtgttagtctgtagtagcaaaataataaagagtccagtagcacctttaagactaaccaactttactgtagaataagctttcgagaaagcacaagctttcgagatgcagaagcataagctttctgcatctgacaaagagagctgtggttctcgaaagcttatgctacagtaaagttggttagtcttaaaggtgctactggactctttactattgaagTAATGATGCAATCCTAATTCTGTTTTGCAGAATTACAGGGACTCTTGAGAAGGCTCAGTTTTGAGAATTTGGGTCAGCATGACTTAAGCCCTCCAAATTCCACACACGAACTAGGACCCACATCATATACTAGTAGGGGTcccgcaaggacttgcagggggcatttcattttactctcccccaccatgtcctcttccccttccctgctccccatagcctctcctctttttccggtttccttctctccttcccaccaaccttTGTCTGCCCCTCTGCCTTCACTTCGCCCCTAACACCCTGGTAGTCTCTCCCCTGTGCCTGGTTGTGGGGTGCTAGCTGAGCCATGCCtggttgcatggtggggaacctgcaaggagttGCGGGAGGTACTTCACTCTCCTCTGTATCCCTTCCCCACAATATTTctgctttccctcctcttggcagcctccatatgttcacctttccttacattcttctctcttcaaactcactaaacaacttaccttttatctgccccccattcttcatctgtattgcttattttacttcattcatatacTGCCATTCTCTACAATGGatgccccaaagcagcttacataattctcctcattaccatcacaacaaccctgagatgtaggttaggctgagagtgtgtgacaggatCAAGGCACCAAGTGAGCTGCTTCAGCAGAGTTGAGATgaaaacttgggtctcccagatcttactctgaaactctaaccactatactacactttTACTTGAAAGGGGTGGGGGCTACTGTTGAATGGTACAACCAGCCAGGCCTGGGTTAGTCATGCAAGTAATGTGGTATCAGGTCGCTCAGTGTTGCTTCTGGGTCTGGCCTCAATGTAGGGATGCTCACCTGGCTTGGGGTGGGAAGGCAGGCTGGGAGCCATCAGAGCATGCAGCAAAATGGTGTGCACACTCTGGAAGATCCAATGATACACTaccagttgaaaactggaagctacggggtctcagcagggcctaACTGGCCCCAAACATAATGAAAATGCTATgcttggggccaattttgccctGCTGAGCCCGGTCACTTCTGTTTttcagccagaagtgacatcatcagggccTTCAGAGTGCATGTGTGAAAAGTCTCTGAATTGTCTCCCCCATGTGCCTGCAGACACCACCCTCCCCCACTTTGGAGGTAAAGAAaccaatgagtccttcctcaaaggccaaaacagccctggaaagggccctgctctgtctccctgccttttcctgacagaaaccaagcctggaagactggctaaactgttagggttgccaagcaacaaccaaagctacaggagctccttttatcatttgggttttttaaaaatccctcaaTGCATGTGTTTTAGAGTTAAGATTTATCTACAAAatctggagcatttttcaggtgtgtaggaatatctgtcttgtctgttcatggctccaatctccaaatttaagtatTCTCAGATCAGGGTCACTTGGCTATCAGTATATAAGATAATTCTATGTTATCTCTTTCCCCAcattcctccagtctgcaagcCCATCAATAAGGTGCTCTGCTTTAAGGCAAACACCAGAAGCAGTGGAAATGTATGGTAACAAAAATCCTTGATGACTAAAAAATGTATGATGTCACAGCCTTGGATAGCCTGGAATGTCCAACATCAGAGTAATCTCACAAGGTGGATTCAAGCCTACAAAAGCTTAGTtcacaataaaaaataatatttaagcCAACATGTATCTGTTATTTTCCCCTTTTTGAAAAATCTCACTTGTTCACGCCAACCAGACTAACTCTGACAGAAAATATGCTTTCTGAACTGCCAAATCACAAATTCCACATTGTTTTTCAAATGGCTGagaattaaaatgttttatgttttatgaTAATCCAGCCTTTCCCCCAGTAAACGAATTGTATGCCAGATAGGTGGAAAGGTCTTTTAAACATTTAATCTAGGATGCTAGAAACCTTGGTTACGTATTCCATTTAGTGATAATTGTCTATAATTGCAGTGACTGACTAGCACATTACAGCTCCTCCCGCAGGACAACAAAACTGATTAAAAGAAAAAGGGTGAATAGCAAAAGCACTATTGAAACTCAAAAACCACTGAGAATCAGCAAAGGAAATCATCCAGTGAAAGAGATGGATAGGACATGATtaagaagtagaggtgggcacggaccgaaaAACGGATCAAAATTTTACACGGACTGGGCCAGTTCGGCATTTGTAAGTTGGTGGGTCCTGGGACATGCCTTTTTTCACGGACGCAATGAACTTTGGCCGGTCTGTTGATcagtgaaaccagacatcctggcacaaAACCCCACAATCAATTCCCTAGACAACACAGGAgctcctgcagaccttctgctgcccttgaaacataccaatcttaccatgaaaaccttgataggcagctctggctgccaaccagagactgCCCATTATTCTATATGTGAgcttttagtatataagacacagtgtggagctgtggtttcactttccagctggttactggctcagaggaactgtttgttgtgggagtttttttcggattgtgccagagggaggcttggggcttgtgttgcagcaaggctctgggtgggagcaagcttattgggtttcctcggctgagggctcattcttgtttctccttttccccctttcaattcttatttgcttgtggggtggtgggataGCCCAGGGCTGTGccccccaacccagtctcagagctgcagtcagacTCTAGGTGCAAGCTTATTTGTCTTCTTAAGGGCTCTCTCTTCTGTCTCATTctccccccctttcaattcttatttcattttagggtgttgggctagcctagggctctgccaattgctgcaagccaatgcaagtcaattggtgtttGTGGCTCCTGTTCTATATACTGgaggtttcctgggggcagccgcttTGAGGATCTGTAACTTGGATGTCCAAACTTGGatacaatcttggccaaacttggagggtggctggaggagagcctgctgaagacatgctgtgagtttggcatctctgagtgctaAGGGGGCAGTGCTagagcccctggaagtgacagaccatggaccaacgaaccagttcacaaaccagagcGGATCCATgaatggtccatggtccatgaaatgtaacagaccatggaccgatgGTCCGTGGctttttcccggtccatgcccatgtctatttcaaTCAGAGCTTCTGCCACCAAACAGAACTAGAAGTAAGAGTTCTAAAAAGCTCATACTAAAAGGGCATAAAAGAAAATAGCTTTGCTTAAATACTGGATATGTTTTTAAAGCTTTGCTGTTTGTTAATGGGATATGTGTATCTCCCTCCCCATAGGTCTCAAGTCCAAAAGCATTAATGAGCTAGTGAACGAGATTGTAAAAGAGCAGATCAAAGTCTTCCAAAATGACCTGCAAGAAACTCTAGCCCAGATTTTCAAGATTATGTCTGGTCTAACTGAAAATCTCGAGAGTACCAAAGAAATGGTCAAAAGTTTGAATGCATCTCAACAAAAATTTGCCTTGGAAATAGAAAATAGACCAGGAAAGATGGAAATCCTAGAGATAAAGACCCAGATCCTGCACACTGAAAAACAGATAAGCATTACTTGTGATCAGCCAATCAGAGATCTGCAGGACAAGCAGGTGGCTATGGAAATTGCCTTGGAGCATCAAAGCTCAAAGAGTAACATTTACTACGAATCTCTGAACAAGACTCTGAGCCAAATGAAAGACGTTCATGAGCAGCTGTTATCAGCTGAAAGGGTCTCAGATCAAAACATCCCTACAGCGATGGAAAGTAAATCAGCAAGTGATAACATTACAGATTACGTGATTGGTCTGCATGAGAAAGTGAAAACACAGAGCTTGATGGTTCTGCAGCTTTATGATGACCTCAGAGTCCAAGACAGCAAGATCAACAACCTCACTCTAGCGCTAGAGATCCAGAAAGACTCCTTACCAGGAGCATTCGAGGACGTGTTAGCCGAGTGCCGGAAGGAATTCCAAACGCAGCTGAAAGGGGCAGAAGAGAACATGCTTACTTTAAACAGAACAATGGAGAACATTGTGTTTCCTTTGGATGAtaagatggacaaaatgacagaGCAGATTAATGACCTCTGTTATGATATGGAGATTCTCCAGCCTTTGATTGAGCAAGGAGTGCCTTTTAGCCTCACGTCAGATGATGACCAGCAGATCAAAGTGGAAGCTGTAAACAAGAAGCTGGAAAACTTAACTAATGTTGTGACCGGTTTGAGTTCCACCATCGAGGGACTCACCAGCAGCCAAAAGGAGCTCAAAAACAAAGCTCAAGCTCACAAGGAAGAATCTGAGAGACGTATTGaggaatgttttgttttaatggaaGATGGCTTAAACAAGACCATGATGGTTATCAACAGCGCCGTCGATTCTATTCAAGATAACTATGTGCTGAAGGAAACACTGGATACCTTGAGAAATGAAACAAAAGCCTGCTGTCATGGAGCAGAGAACTCAGAAAGCATATTGACATGGATATCTCAGTTCCAACTCATGAATGAATCCCTTCAGATACTAGTCAATGAGAATCAAAAATCTAACTCTGTTGTAAAAAggactctgccatttttcaatccTTCATCAGATGAACAGGACAAAATAAGGTTCCCTGATCTTAATCAAGACCGTCAAGTTTTCAACATAACAGCTTTTTCAAATATGCAAGAGCATAACCGAGACACTGGTCACCGGGAAGAGAGGATCTTGAACCCGACAGAGGAGCGTGAAGATCATGAAGTTCGCCTGCAGGCTGTGGAAGCAAAAATTGCCAAGTTTTTGGCAAACAACTGTGTCTCAGTACGAAATGTCAAAGCTGCTTTAGCAGAAAAGGACAAAGTGGTTTCGGGTCAGTTTCAGACTCTGAGTTCCAGAATCAGAGCACTGGAAGTCAAATCCATCCGGGTGTCCGTGAGCATCCCACTCTTAAACAAGACTGCTTATGAAGCGAGAAGCTTGTGTCGAGATATCTCTGGAAGAATTCAAGAGGTGAATGCCAGCATCCCCAGGTTAATGCAAGTTGCTCACCCAGATATTGTGCTATTTCAGAAGGGCTTGCAAGAGTTCACTGAATCTGTGCTGGAGATAAAAGCAGGAACGATCCTATCAAACCTAACCGGGTATATAGACAAGTCCCTTACTGATGCAGTATATAATATTACCAAACGTCTGAAGCCAACTCCTCCAGTTGTAAAAAAGCCAGGAACTGTGAAAAAGCCGACGGTGAACACTACTGCAAGCCAGTCTGGACGGAGCCAGAGAAATACAGATATTTTGGATGCAGGTAATATATTTTAATCATATTGCTTCTATTATCGCTTTTATGAAAGAACCTTATGTTCCAATAGTTTCAGATGGATAGCCGAGTTGGTCTGCCAtagatgagcaaggttcgagcccagtagcactttaaagaccaacaaagagtttccagggtatcaACTTCTGAGATTCAAGCTTCCTTCATTAGATATAAGTGTTGCCAAGACAGGAGGTGGAGGTACAATGTGAAATGCCGTTTGCTTGATTAAAGTAggagaggaaatgcagaaaatcagGATATGTAGTAAGAAATGAATCCTATGTCCCTGTTCAGCcccgggttggggggggggggtccattgttctgaatttgtgcataaactcagtttcagcaggTCTCACATTGTTTCTCTGTTGAGGATTGAGGaaggtaattccaggagatcaacagcccccatttggaggttggcaagcctatctaCATCGCAGGATCACATCTGGCAAGACCCCACAATTTCCCCTTGTCTCTGCCCCTCCTTGGAGCTCTCCAAAAAGTTCTCACCAGTGGCA includes:
- the MMRN1 gene encoding multimerin-1 isoform X1 — translated: MRTREVYVVLVLMFLEWRSTGASSTVRDLEIPVVHEAETSHPSLTSSETPDFRHMEATPAPPTAENPISLVNTSREDEERRSIPLPTKESLGLQTPLATQEKNSSTLMSPRRGINDNGFPNAKMQALSNSTGIPSKSLPRKGPLQSEVPRSQKGATGNRSSRQSDYSSSKTPNFETTRGKNWCAYVHTRLQPTIVVDNVENYASGRNKLCSWISGPCGSSSQSRTHQAYRVKHMIVTSLEWKCCPGYSGQTCQPKAQQDQLLIHSNQAESNAAVNGGTLGNQLPYQQQQDLTNPAVAQKMNEQISSQEMKLTLLQKKVDNISVVMSDVSKTLSSLEGKINEDKGRDLQAFLKGLKSKSINELVNEIVKEQIKVFQNDLQETLAQIFKIMSGLTENLESTKEMVKSLNASQQKFALEIENRPGKMEILEIKTQILHTEKQISITCDQPIRDLQDKQVAMEIALEHQSSKSNIYYESLNKTLSQMKDVHEQLLSAERVSDQNIPTAMESKSASDNITDYVIGLHEKVKTQSLMVLQLYDDLRVQDSKINNLTLALEIQKDSLPGAFEDVLAECRKEFQTQLKGAEENMLTLNRTMENIVFPLDDKMDKMTEQINDLCYDMEILQPLIEQGVPFSLTSDDDQQIKVEAVNKKLENLTNVVTGLSSTIEGLTSSQKELKNKAQAHKEESERRIEECFVLMEDGLNKTMMVINSAVDSIQDNYVLKETLDTLRNETKACCHGAENSESILTWISQFQLMNESLQILVNENQKSNSVVKRTLPFFNPSSDEQDKIRFPDLNQDRQVFNITAFSNMQEHNRDTGHREERILNPTEEREDHEVRLQAVEAKIAKFLANNCVSVRNVKAALAEKDKVVSGQFQTLSSRIRALEVKSIRVSVSIPLLNKTAYEARSLCRDISGRIQEVNASIPRLMQVAHPDIVLFQKGLQEFTESVLEIKAGTILSNLTGYIDKSLTDAVYNITKRLKPTPPVVKKPGTVKKPTVNTTASQSGRSQRNTDILDAGDYLSCSSSPCQNGGTCVNERKGFVCACRYPFGGADCNTKMMEENAAAIDFSKGSYRYAPMVAFFASHTYGMNTPGPIRFNNLDVNYGSSYVPATGKFRVPYLGVYVFEYTIESRSPRLSGYLVVDGTDKLTFQSENTNEEKYMDRVVSGYALLELNYGQEVWLRLATGSIPAKYPPVTTFTGYLLYRT
- the MMRN1 gene encoding multimerin-1 isoform X2 translates to MRTREVYVVLVLMFLEWRSTGASSTVRDLEIPVVHEAETSHPSLTSSETPDFRHMEATPAPPTAENPISLVNTSREDEERRSIPLPTKESLGLQTPLATQEKNSSTLMSPRRGINDNGFPNAKMQALSNSTGIPSKSLPRKGPLQSEVPRSQKGATGNRSSRQSDYSSSKTPNFETTRGKNWCAYVHTRLQPTIVVDNVENYASGRNKLCSWISGPCGSSSQSRTHQAYRVKHMIVTSLEWKCCPGYSGQTCQPKAQQDQLLIHSNQAESNAAVNGGTLGNQLPYQQQQDLTNPVAQKMNEQISSQEMKLTLLQKKVDNISVVMSDVSKTLSSLEGKINEDKGRDLQAFLKGLKSKSINELVNEIVKEQIKVFQNDLQETLAQIFKIMSGLTENLESTKEMVKSLNASQQKFALEIENRPGKMEILEIKTQILHTEKQISITCDQPIRDLQDKQVAMEIALEHQSSKSNIYYESLNKTLSQMKDVHEQLLSAERVSDQNIPTAMESKSASDNITDYVIGLHEKVKTQSLMVLQLYDDLRVQDSKINNLTLALEIQKDSLPGAFEDVLAECRKEFQTQLKGAEENMLTLNRTMENIVFPLDDKMDKMTEQINDLCYDMEILQPLIEQGVPFSLTSDDDQQIKVEAVNKKLENLTNVVTGLSSTIEGLTSSQKELKNKAQAHKEESERRIEECFVLMEDGLNKTMMVINSAVDSIQDNYVLKETLDTLRNETKACCHGAENSESILTWISQFQLMNESLQILVNENQKSNSVVKRTLPFFNPSSDEQDKIRFPDLNQDRQVFNITAFSNMQEHNRDTGHREERILNPTEEREDHEVRLQAVEAKIAKFLANNCVSVRNVKAALAEKDKVVSGQFQTLSSRIRALEVKSIRVSVSIPLLNKTAYEARSLCRDISGRIQEVNASIPRLMQVAHPDIVLFQKGLQEFTESVLEIKAGTILSNLTGYIDKSLTDAVYNITKRLKPTPPVVKKPGTVKKPTVNTTASQSGRSQRNTDILDAGDYLSCSSSPCQNGGTCVNERKGFVCACRYPFGGADCNTKMMEENAAAIDFSKGSYRYAPMVAFFASHTYGMNTPGPIRFNNLDVNYGSSYVPATGKFRVPYLGVYVFEYTIESRSPRLSGYLVVDGTDKLTFQSENTNEEKYMDRVVSGYALLELNYGQEVWLRLATGSIPAKYPPVTTFTGYLLYRT